The genomic window AAAATGTTCGCCGCTGGGATTCAGAGGAGGCATGCCACGTCTGAGGTTAACAAAGATGGATCCTCAGCTGCTTCTGTCAACCAACAGAAGGTCCAGCAACACCTGGAGAAGTTTTTCTCTATGCGGCAGGTGTTTGCTGAGCATCGTGGGAGCAGTCTAGAAGAGGTCCCAGAAGAGGTCACTTCTCCAGCTATGTCTGAGGTGATAGTTACACCTGATTACGAGGAGAGCACCAAATCAGCCAGCAAAGCAAAGAAACCAGTTGCCATGCCGTTCATGAACAAGCTGAAGTTGGTGTGGAAGAGCCACTTTGGCAGAAAGCATAGCAAGAAGGTCAAAAGGACTTCTGATAGACACCTGAGTTCCAGTCCTGAGGAGAAGTCTATGGATGAAGAGGATGCCATAGAGAGTGACGGAGAACAAGAAGCCTCCATCAGCTTGTTTCTGTCACCCAAACAGGTAGATGAAGTTCCTCAGCCAAAGAGCGAACTTCTGGCTGAAACTCAAACCGATTTCCAGGAGAAGATGAGACATGATCAGGTTCTGAGGGCTGCTGCCGACGACTGAGGGGGGCGTATCTACCCCTGACCTGGTGAACAGCTACTCTCAGACCTTTGAAAAAGCCTCCAGTCAGACTTTCCTGGTGCAGACAATCCAAGCCTTGCCCATCAAAGACCGGGAAGATATCGACACAACCAAGGCTGATGGACAGACCATAAAAACCCCTCTAGAGccagagaaagagggacaggagaaagagagcaaggaAATCAGGATCCCAGAGACAGGATCATCCTCCAGACTCTCCAGCAGGTCAGAGGAGAGTAAGAAGGCAGCTTCCTCTGCTTCCCCTCCCTGCATCCCCCCAGCCATCTACGAAGCAGCAAACATGATTGTCAGCCAAGTCATTGAGCAGGCTATCAGGACACTCGAGTCTGAGGCCAAAGCCAAGAGACCAGTCCAGCACGACCAtcttcaaaacactgaaaactgcatGGAACAAACGCTTTGGCAAAAGGCAGAGGAATAAGGTCACACCAGCTTCACAGGATGAGGCTCATGATGAGTCTTTCGGTCTAGAAGAACTGTTTGCTGAGCCTCTCGAGGTGAGACCTGCAGAGGCTGAGGACGACAGGGTCATGGAAATACCATCAGGACCTTCAGAAGAGGATGGACGTACTTTGGTTTCCCAGGGAggaaatgaagcagcagcagaccagACAGTCGTCATGAATTCCTCCACCATGTCTCTTGTAATAATGAGATTTTTCCAGGGTCTCACTGAAGAGTaggtcatttattttctcaccGAAACTCTAGTGGACACTTGAATACATTTATAACATATGAGTGCATTATTTCTAGTGtttcatcttttgtttctgttctctcttttttaggCAATGGAGGGAAGTCAGCGAGGGCGTTTACAATCAAGATGTGAAGGAGAAGCTGATTGACATGTGCGTGGATGTGCTGAAGTTCACTTCAGACTCCGGTCATTAGAAATGTCTTGGCAGTCAATTGGTCAGTCATCCACCTCATCCAACACCTTCACCCTGAAGACCTCCTATGACATCCAGAGAAGTGTGGAGAGCTCCTTCAGCCAGGCTGTCTGTGATATTGTCGGGACAGACATCCCCGTTAGGATTTCACCTGAATTCACAGAGGCCATAGCGACTGCAGTACTTGAAGTGGTCACCCCGGTCCTCTCCTGTGGCCGTACAAACCTCAGTGGATGAACGATCCTTGATCCCCACTGCTCCTGCCAGCCTCCAGGTGTCAAAGGACAGAGTAGCCAAGAAGACTCTGGCAGGAGCTATTTCCACCATGAAATCCCTCCTTACAGGACAAGGCGCTGCGATCAAAAGGAGGGTTATATCCCAACAAGGGTTGGAGCCCAACGATAGCAAGGAGATGCCAACCAGAGGACGGAAAGACAAGAAAGATGAGTCTGTATGGAGGAAGTGTTTCAGGCAGAGAAAGATCCAGCCACAGGAGGATTCAAATGAGTCGAATGGTGCTCAAAAGAGCAAACAGGAGTCCCGCTCTCCTCTGGCAACATCATCCATCACAGAGGACCCACCCCTGGCTGAAACCACGACTGGTGAGAtccaagaggaagaggagaccaAGAGAAACGGCTTCTGTGGCTTCTTCTGCAACATCTTCTCAAAGGTAATGAAACCTCCTCAGGGCCAAACAACAAGTCTAGTTGTTTTTGACTTAAAGACATCTGCTCACTGTTGTAATTTTGTTGAACTGTAgccttttacttttcttttgtactgatgtgttgtttttcttctagaaaaagaatgaaaacaagaaaaaggagcagaagaagaagaaacttcCTCTTTGGATGCGGCTGTTCTGCAGTCCATGCACCTGTCCACGCTGCCGCTCCTCCCCTTAAGCTGCAgccacctctctcctccaccccccTTTCTTTTCTCAAACCCCTCTCTTCATACCTTCCTAcaccccccccctctctctcactcaacCTTTCTCAACCCCCCAACCTTAACccactccttctctctttccctctcaacccaaccggtcgaggcagatggccgtcCACCAAGAGCCCgggttctgctcgaggtttcttcctgttaaaagggagtttttcctcgCCACTGTTGCCACAAGTGCTTGCTCTTGGGGGAATGTCTTTTTCTGGCCCCACTCAAAAACTTTTTCATTTGGCTTTAATAAAATTCATTTCAATTAAATATTCTGAAGATTAGTCACTAtatctctgactctctgactgtATAACTGTTTGAATATTGATGGTACTACTGGTTTGTTGGACACCTGCATAACAACAGTGAAGTGGaacatgattttctttttctgagaaATCAGACAAACTTCCTAAAATCTTACAGTCCTGTACCTTAGAAGCTGCAGTGTTATGTTCACCTAGAGAGGAGATAATATTGGTTGAATGACAGATGCAGCACTTCAGTGATGGGACTGGACATGaaactcaaaaaataaacaacgGTGTTAGAAAATACCCAAGACTCAGACTTTCAAACTCTGTTTTGTGCTGCACTGAGGGTGAGATCAAAAGCTACACTTTATAGAGACCTGAATAAAATTCGGTCATTCATGGGACCTGAACACAACAGCTGCCTCCAATGTCCTAACAGATCGAAGCAACCCTACATGAATGACAA from Lates calcarifer isolate ASB-BC8 linkage group LG5, TLL_Latcal_v3, whole genome shotgun sequence includes these protein-coding regions:
- the LOC108875863 gene encoding uncharacterized protein LOC108875863, with translation MPLFQTSLNRLLRILVSCCKMFAAGIQRRHATSEVNKDGSSAASVNQQKVQQHLEKFFSMRQVFAEHRGSSLEEVPEEVTSPAMSEVIVTPDYEESTKSASKAKKPVAMPFMNKLKLVWKSHFGRKHSKKVKRTSDRHLSSSPEEKSMDEEDAIESDGEQEASISLFLSPKQVDEVPQPKSELLAETQTDFQEKMRHDQVLRAAADD